A genomic window from Silene latifolia isolate original U9 population chromosome 11, ASM4854445v1, whole genome shotgun sequence includes:
- the LOC141612743 gene encoding BURP domain-containing protein BNM2A, with protein MASLFNPSTIFLHLLLLYMIHGNLARELPKEAKQNIEAPYNQQHNQDDDHLRLNHIINPNDEEHGCNHMTTNTSLDHMELSWNILFHIEDLKLGKKIKLYFPIKNSTQISHLIPKQEAELIPFSSSYTAKILEFFSFTQDSPQAKAIKETLNHCELPPLNGESKFCATSLESMLEKLTLLFGEGSKFSVLTTTQVKNWVPHLQNYTIVKDPREISVKRMFGCHPMPYPYAVYYCHGQESDNKLFMVSLEGEDGLKLDALAICHMDTSQWDPNHASFRVLGIEPGSAPVCHVFPQDNLVWASSPGEGN; from the exons ATGGCTTCTTTATTCAATCCTTCTACCATCTTTCTTCACCTCTTACTACTG TACATGATCCATGGAAATCTGGCTAGGGAGCTACCAAAGGAAGCAAAACAAAACATTGAagctccatacaatcaacaacataATCAAGACGACGATCATCTCCGTCTTAATCATATAATAAACCCTAATGATGAAGAACATGGATGTAATCATATGACTACAAATACATCATTAGATCACATGGAGTTATCATGGAACATTCTCTTTCACATTGAAGACCtaaaattaggaaaaaaaatcaaattataTTTCCCTATTAAAAACTCAACTCAAATTTCCCATTTAATCCCTAAACAAGAAGCAGAGTTAATCCCTTTCTCGTCTTCCTACACCGCGAAAATCCTAGAGTTTTTCTCTTTTACCCAAGATTCACCTCAAGCTAAAGCCATAAAAGAGACCCTTAATCATTGTGAACTTCCTCCACTTAATGGTGAGTCCAAATTTTGTGCTACATCTTTAGAGTCAATGTTAGAAAAATTAACCCTTTTGTTTGGTGAAGGCAGTAAATTTAGTGTTTTAACTACTACCCAGGTAAAAAATTGGGTCCCACATTTGCAAAATTACACTATAGTAAAAGATCCTAGGGAAATTAGTGTGAAAAGGATGTTTGGTTGTCATCCTATGCCTTACCCTTATGCAGTGTATTATTGTCATGGTCAAGAAAGTGATAATAAGTTGTTTATGGTTTCACTTGAGGGTGAAGATGGGTTAAAGTTAGATGCTTTGGCTATTTGTCATATGGATACGAGTCAGTGGGACCCGAATCACGCCTCGTTTCGTGTGCTTGGGATCGAACCTGGGTCTGCCCCTGTGTGCCATGTGTTTCCGCAAGATAATCTAGTGTGGGCTTCGTCTCCTGGCGAGGGCAATTAG
- the LOC141611218 gene encoding ATP-dependent Clp protease proteolytic subunit 6, chloroplastic: MAASAFSTSFNCSSIPSYRTKTTSFRRRTSILSVATNPYNDSSSSGLSSKINGLSPKLDQSILLNSGLSNGPIEARKGNPPMMPAVMTPGGPLDLSSVLFRNRIIFIGQPINSEVAQRVITQLVTLATIDDKSDILVYLNCPGGSTYSVLAIYDCMSWIKPKVGTVCFGVAASQGALLLAGGEKGMRYAMPNSRVMIHQPQSGCGGNIEDVRRQVNEAVQTRHKVDQMYAAFTGQTLEKVQQYTERDRFLSVTEAMEFGLIDGILETEY, translated from the exons ATGGCGGCTTCGGCATTTTCAACATCATTCAACTGCTCCTCAATTCCTTCTTACAGAACTAAAACGACATCGTTTCGCCGAAG AACCTCGATTCTTTCTGTTGCAACTAATCCTTACAACGATTCTTCTTCTTCTG GTTTATCAAGTAAAATAAATGGGTTGTCTCCAAAGCTTGATCAGTCTATCCTATTGAATTCCGGTCTTAG TAATGGACCTATCGAAGCCAGAAAGGGTAATCCACCCATGATGCCAGCTGTAATGACACCAGGAGGGCCTCTTGACCTGTCTAGTGTATTATTCAGAAATCGTATTATATTCATCGGGCAGCCAATTAATTCTGAGGTGGCGCAGCGGGTCATAACCCAGCTCGTAACTCTGGCAACTATTGATGACAAATCGGATATACTG GTCTATTTGAACTGCCCTGGTGGAAGCACATATTCTGTCTTAGCAATATATGATTGCATGTCTTGG ATAAAGCCAAAAGTTGGCACAGTTTGCTTTGGTGTTGCTGCTAGCCAAGGTGCTCTTCTTCTTGCTGGTGGAGAAAAGGGGATGCGGTATGCCATGCCAAATTCTCGCGTTATGATCCATCAACCGCAAAGTGGATGTGGG GGTAATATTGAGGATGTCAGACGTCAAGTTAATGAGGCAGTTCAAACTCGACAT AAAGTCGACCAAATGTATGCTGCATTTACTGGCCAGACACTTGAGAAAGTACAACAGTACACTGAGAGAGACCGTTTCTTATCAGTCACAGAG GCTATGGAGTTTGGTCTTATAGACGGCATTCTGGAAACCGAGTACTAG
- the LOC141611217 gene encoding uncharacterized protein LOC141611217 isoform X3: MDFRDGSQKLYWMGKIGNFAIELLWHVLHFLVTILYLIKNAVHTFESYLISYGLLRTYKSLDAGKVRYLAIVVESDEAHDISDVIELVQWVAATGVRHLCLYDAEGVLKKSRETIIAKCNARPWQGVETACAPLEPGQLTLEFTSVTDGKEGVVKAANLLFLKYQGDPDKPKFTEPLLSEALQLVGCSGPEPDLLLVYGPTRCHLGFPAWRLRYTEIVHMGSLKSRKQGSLVKAMYRFTTVRQNYGK; this comes from the exons ATGGATTTTAGAGATGGATCACAGAAGCTTTATTGGATGGGAAAA ATAGGTAATTTTGCGATCGAATTGCTGTGGCATGTTCTACATTTTCTGGTGACTATATTGTACCTGATAAAGAACGCAGTTCACACTTTTGAAAGCTACCTTATCTCCTATGGGTTGCTGAGGACGTACAAATCCCTTGATGCGGGCAAGGTGCGATACCTTGCCATAGTGGTTGAAAGTGATGAAGCTCACGACATTTCAGATGTTATCGAGCTGGTACAGTGGGTGGCTGCAACTGGTGTAAGGCATCTTTGTCTCTACGACGCAGAAG GGGTGCTAAAGAAATCAAGGGAGACTATCATAGCTAAGTGCAATGCAAGACCATGGCAG GGAGTTGAAACGGCATGTGCTCCTCTGGAACCCGGTCAGTTAACTCTTGAGTTCACTTCAGTTACCGATGGAAAGGAAGGTGTGGTTAAAGCAGCAAATCTGCTTTTCCTGAAGTACCAGGGTGATCCAGATAAGCCAAAGTTTACTGAGCCGCTCCTGAGCGAGGCGTTACAACTCGTTG GTTGTTCTGGTCCTGAACCTGATCTTCTTTTGGTTTATGGACCTACAAGATGTCATCTTGGCTTTCCTGCATGGAGATTGCGATACACTGAAATTGT ACACATGGGCTCTCTGAAGTCGAGAAAACAAGGGTCCTTGGTCAAGGCGATGTATAGATTCACTACAGTTCGTCAGAACTATG GTAAATAG
- the LOC141611217 gene encoding uncharacterized protein LOC141611217 isoform X1, with amino-acid sequence MPSSYASTMNPQSIHQRFMDFRDGSQKLYWMGKIGNFAIELLWHVLHFLVTILYLIKNAVHTFESYLISYGLLRTYKSLDAGKVRYLAIVVESDEAHDISDVIELVQWVAATGVRHLCLYDAEGVLKKSRETIIAKCNARPWQGVETACAPLEPGQLTLEFTSVTDGKEGVVKAANLLFLKYQGDPDKPKFTEPLLSEALQLVGCSGPEPDLLLVYGPTRCHLGFPAWRLRYTEIVHMGSLKSRKQGSLVKAMYRFTTVRQNYGK; translated from the exons ATGCCATCATCTTATGCTTCTACCATGAATCCTCAATCTATTCATCAAAG ATTCATGGATTTTAGAGATGGATCACAGAAGCTTTATTGGATGGGAAAA ATAGGTAATTTTGCGATCGAATTGCTGTGGCATGTTCTACATTTTCTGGTGACTATATTGTACCTGATAAAGAACGCAGTTCACACTTTTGAAAGCTACCTTATCTCCTATGGGTTGCTGAGGACGTACAAATCCCTTGATGCGGGCAAGGTGCGATACCTTGCCATAGTGGTTGAAAGTGATGAAGCTCACGACATTTCAGATGTTATCGAGCTGGTACAGTGGGTGGCTGCAACTGGTGTAAGGCATCTTTGTCTCTACGACGCAGAAG GGGTGCTAAAGAAATCAAGGGAGACTATCATAGCTAAGTGCAATGCAAGACCATGGCAG GGAGTTGAAACGGCATGTGCTCCTCTGGAACCCGGTCAGTTAACTCTTGAGTTCACTTCAGTTACCGATGGAAAGGAAGGTGTGGTTAAAGCAGCAAATCTGCTTTTCCTGAAGTACCAGGGTGATCCAGATAAGCCAAAGTTTACTGAGCCGCTCCTGAGCGAGGCGTTACAACTCGTTG GTTGTTCTGGTCCTGAACCTGATCTTCTTTTGGTTTATGGACCTACAAGATGTCATCTTGGCTTTCCTGCATGGAGATTGCGATACACTGAAATTGT ACACATGGGCTCTCTGAAGTCGAGAAAACAAGGGTCCTTGGTCAAGGCGATGTATAGATTCACTACAGTTCGTCAGAACTATG GTAAATAG
- the LOC141611217 gene encoding uncharacterized protein LOC141611217 isoform X2, which translates to MIFNLPAEFMDFRDGSQKLYWMGKIGNFAIELLWHVLHFLVTILYLIKNAVHTFESYLISYGLLRTYKSLDAGKVRYLAIVVESDEAHDISDVIELVQWVAATGVRHLCLYDAEGVLKKSRETIIAKCNARPWQGVETACAPLEPGQLTLEFTSVTDGKEGVVKAANLLFLKYQGDPDKPKFTEPLLSEALQLVGCSGPEPDLLLVYGPTRCHLGFPAWRLRYTEIVHMGSLKSRKQGSLVKAMYRFTTVRQNYGK; encoded by the exons ATGATATTTAATCTGCCAGCAGA ATTCATGGATTTTAGAGATGGATCACAGAAGCTTTATTGGATGGGAAAA ATAGGTAATTTTGCGATCGAATTGCTGTGGCATGTTCTACATTTTCTGGTGACTATATTGTACCTGATAAAGAACGCAGTTCACACTTTTGAAAGCTACCTTATCTCCTATGGGTTGCTGAGGACGTACAAATCCCTTGATGCGGGCAAGGTGCGATACCTTGCCATAGTGGTTGAAAGTGATGAAGCTCACGACATTTCAGATGTTATCGAGCTGGTACAGTGGGTGGCTGCAACTGGTGTAAGGCATCTTTGTCTCTACGACGCAGAAG GGGTGCTAAAGAAATCAAGGGAGACTATCATAGCTAAGTGCAATGCAAGACCATGGCAG GGAGTTGAAACGGCATGTGCTCCTCTGGAACCCGGTCAGTTAACTCTTGAGTTCACTTCAGTTACCGATGGAAAGGAAGGTGTGGTTAAAGCAGCAAATCTGCTTTTCCTGAAGTACCAGGGTGATCCAGATAAGCCAAAGTTTACTGAGCCGCTCCTGAGCGAGGCGTTACAACTCGTTG GTTGTTCTGGTCCTGAACCTGATCTTCTTTTGGTTTATGGACCTACAAGATGTCATCTTGGCTTTCCTGCATGGAGATTGCGATACACTGAAATTGT ACACATGGGCTCTCTGAAGTCGAGAAAACAAGGGTCCTTGGTCAAGGCGATGTATAGATTCACTACAGTTCGTCAGAACTATG GTAAATAG
- the LOC141611217 gene encoding uncharacterized protein LOC141611217 isoform X4: MPSSYASTMNPQSIHQRFMDFRDGSQKLYWMGKIGNFAIELLWHVLHFLVTILYLIKNAVHTFESYLISYGLLRTYKSLDAGKVRYLAIVVESDEAHDISDVIELVQWVAATGVRHLCLYDAEGVLKKSRETIIAKCNARPWQGVETACAPLEPGQLTLEFTSVTDGKEGVVKAANLLFLKYQGDPDKPKFTEPLLSEALQLVGCSGPEPDLLLVYGPTRCHLGFPAWRLRYTEIV, from the exons ATGCCATCATCTTATGCTTCTACCATGAATCCTCAATCTATTCATCAAAG ATTCATGGATTTTAGAGATGGATCACAGAAGCTTTATTGGATGGGAAAA ATAGGTAATTTTGCGATCGAATTGCTGTGGCATGTTCTACATTTTCTGGTGACTATATTGTACCTGATAAAGAACGCAGTTCACACTTTTGAAAGCTACCTTATCTCCTATGGGTTGCTGAGGACGTACAAATCCCTTGATGCGGGCAAGGTGCGATACCTTGCCATAGTGGTTGAAAGTGATGAAGCTCACGACATTTCAGATGTTATCGAGCTGGTACAGTGGGTGGCTGCAACTGGTGTAAGGCATCTTTGTCTCTACGACGCAGAAG GGGTGCTAAAGAAATCAAGGGAGACTATCATAGCTAAGTGCAATGCAAGACCATGGCAG GGAGTTGAAACGGCATGTGCTCCTCTGGAACCCGGTCAGTTAACTCTTGAGTTCACTTCAGTTACCGATGGAAAGGAAGGTGTGGTTAAAGCAGCAAATCTGCTTTTCCTGAAGTACCAGGGTGATCCAGATAAGCCAAAGTTTACTGAGCCGCTCCTGAGCGAGGCGTTACAACTCGTTG GTTGTTCTGGTCCTGAACCTGATCTTCTTTTGGTTTATGGACCTACAAGATGTCATCTTGGCTTTCCTGCATGGAGATTGCGATACACTGAAATTGT GTAA